The following are from one region of the Amycolatopsis sp. QT-25 genome:
- a CDS encoding IclR family transcriptional regulator yields MPERIQSVERAATILRLLASGSRQLGVVELAHAMNLPKGTVHGLLQTLQYVGFVEQIGAGGKYRLGPTLLHLGNVYLDVNELRSRALSWADSLATRSGESVRIGTVHENKVLVIHHVFRPDDSLQVLEVGTLLPLHASALGKTLLGFDLRGNILADSIDLPGKTPATVIRRDELLQQINLIRAEGWAMDRDELVHGEASIAAPIHDERNLTVGAIAITGAIERVCDEDRQPRRDLVAAVRETARSISRSLGAPTW; encoded by the coding sequence GTGCCAGAACGGATCCAGTCGGTCGAACGCGCGGCCACCATCCTGCGACTGCTCGCCTCGGGGTCGCGCCAGCTCGGCGTCGTCGAACTGGCCCACGCGATGAACCTGCCCAAGGGCACGGTGCACGGACTCCTGCAGACGCTGCAATACGTCGGGTTCGTCGAACAGATCGGCGCCGGCGGGAAGTACCGGCTGGGTCCGACGCTGCTGCACCTGGGCAACGTCTACCTCGACGTCAACGAACTGCGCTCCCGAGCCCTCAGCTGGGCGGATTCCCTGGCCACTCGCTCGGGCGAAAGTGTCCGGATCGGCACCGTGCACGAGAACAAGGTGCTCGTCATCCACCATGTGTTCCGCCCGGATGACAGCCTCCAGGTCTTGGAAGTCGGAACGCTGCTGCCGCTCCATGCCAGCGCGCTGGGCAAAACCCTCCTCGGTTTCGACCTGCGCGGGAACATCCTGGCCGACAGCATCGACCTTCCCGGCAAGACACCTGCCACCGTCATCCGGCGAGACGAATTACTCCAGCAGATCAACCTGATCCGGGCGGAGGGCTGGGCGATGGACCGTGACGAACTCGTGCACGGTGAAGCCTCCATCGCCGCGCCCATCCACGACGAGCGCAACCTCACCGTGGGCGCGATCGCGATCACGGGCGCCATCGAACGGGTCTGCGATGAGGACCGTCAGCCCCGTCGCGACCTCGTCGCGGCCGTTCGGGAGACCGCCCGCTCGATCTCCCGCAGCCTCGGTGCACCCACCTGGTGA